The proteins below come from a single Vicinamibacterales bacterium genomic window:
- the queF gene encoding preQ(1) synthase: protein MPAATIDTFPNPRSERNYEIAIHCPEFTSICPKTGLPDFGEIRITYVPDKLCVELKALKYYLIEYRNRGIFYEAATNQILDDLVAACHPRRMTVVGNFSVRGGITTSVTTIYDPSSERSDAT from the coding sequence ATGCCAGCTGCCACGATCGATACATTTCCTAACCCACGCTCTGAGCGCAATTACGAAATCGCCATTCACTGTCCAGAGTTTACGTCAATATGTCCCAAGACAGGGCTACCAGACTTTGGCGAAATCAGGATCACCTACGTGCCGGACAAGCTGTGTGTTGAACTCAAAGCGCTGAAATACTATCTCATCGAGTACCGGAACCGCGGGATTTTTTACGAAGCGGCGACCAATCAGATCCTCGACGATCTCGTTGCGGCCTGCCACCCAAGACGGATGACGGTGGTCGGAAATTTCTCGGTGCGCGGGGGGATCACAACGTCGGTCACCACTATCTACGACCCGTCCAGCGAACGGTCTGATGCGACGTAA
- the lipB gene encoding lipoyl(octanoyl) transferase LipB yields MRQLEVRSLGTVGYCDALTLQHALVEERRHGRVSDLLLLLEHPHVITRGAGARESNDHVLVDRSALDAEAIDIVDTGRGGDVTYHGPGQLIGYPILDLKPDRCDVRRYVRDLEEVMIRTAAAFGIVAGRVNGLTGVWVGEAKLGAIGVRISRWITSHGFAFNVSPDLSRFEMIVPCGIVDKSVTSLSALLDQELVLADVEAAVVTSFSEVFGRAVRTTALV; encoded by the coding sequence ATGAGACAACTTGAGGTGCGGTCCCTCGGCACCGTTGGCTATTGTGATGCGCTCACGTTGCAACACGCTCTAGTAGAGGAACGACGCCACGGTCGAGTCTCTGACCTGTTGTTGCTACTCGAGCATCCGCATGTCATTACGCGCGGCGCTGGCGCGCGCGAGTCCAATGATCATGTCTTAGTCGATCGGTCTGCGCTGGATGCTGAGGCTATCGATATTGTCGATACAGGTCGTGGCGGCGACGTCACCTATCATGGTCCCGGGCAACTTATTGGTTACCCGATTCTCGACCTCAAGCCCGACCGATGCGACGTGCGGCGCTACGTCCGAGATCTCGAGGAAGTCATGATCCGCACGGCGGCTGCGTTCGGTATTGTTGCGGGGCGGGTTAACGGTCTCACTGGTGTGTGGGTGGGCGAAGCGAAGCTTGGTGCCATTGGTGTCCGGATCTCACGCTGGATCACTAGTCACGGTTTTGCTTTCAATGTCTCTCCAGACCTGTCTCGATTCGAAATGATTGTGCCGTGTGGGATCGTTGATAAGAGTGTGACGTCGCTTTCTGCACTGCTCGACCAAGAGTTAGTTCTCGCTGATGTTGAAGCTGCGGTCGTGACCAGCTTCAGCGAGGTCTTCGGTCGAGCGGTCCGCACAACCGCCCTTGTATGA
- a CDS encoding ketopantoate reductase family protein — MMNTPQTKHFAILGSGAVGGYYGAKLTRVGHRVSFLARGAHLAAMREGGLQIRSPLGDFTVPVEATDDPSLVGSVDVVLFTVKSYDNDTALPMLVPLVGDRTVVLTLQNGIDSADEVAAVVGESHVLGGATYIATGLAQPGLIEQTGTHRKIVFGEVFGQRSRVSDRVVALGRLMEPADIEVETVVDARQQLWEKLIYLCPFAAFTGAARSPIGVLWNDLDTQARFMAAVAEVEAVARAEGVNVSATVTEEVREYMDSLPPETRSSMLIDLSQGKRIELEALQGTIVRRGQALGIATPIIAALYAELRPHAGGASACG, encoded by the coding sequence ATGATGAACACACCCCAAACAAAACACTTTGCAATTCTTGGATCGGGAGCCGTAGGTGGCTACTACGGCGCAAAACTGACACGAGTCGGGCACCGCGTGAGTTTTCTCGCTCGTGGTGCTCATCTTGCGGCTATGCGTGAAGGCGGCCTGCAGATTCGTAGCCCTTTAGGCGACTTCACAGTGCCGGTTGAGGCCACCGACGATCCATCACTGGTTGGTTCGGTCGACGTGGTCCTCTTCACCGTAAAGAGCTATGACAACGACACGGCACTGCCGATGCTCGTGCCGCTTGTCGGAGACCGAACGGTCGTGCTCACACTGCAAAATGGTATCGACAGTGCGGATGAGGTCGCTGCAGTTGTGGGCGAATCCCATGTTCTTGGTGGAGCAACATATATCGCTACCGGACTCGCCCAACCTGGACTCATTGAGCAAACTGGGACACACCGGAAAATCGTTTTTGGCGAAGTGTTCGGCCAACGGTCGCGCGTGTCGGACCGTGTGGTAGCCCTTGGGCGCCTTATGGAGCCTGCTGACATCGAGGTCGAGACAGTGGTTGATGCGCGACAACAGTTGTGGGAAAAACTCATCTACCTTTGTCCCTTTGCGGCTTTCACCGGCGCGGCGCGGTCACCGATTGGAGTGTTGTGGAACGATTTGGACACACAGGCGCGTTTCATGGCGGCTGTCGCCGAGGTTGAGGCTGTAGCGCGGGCCGAAGGTGTGAATGTGAGTGCAACGGTCACAGAGGAGGTTCGTGAATATATGGATTCACTCCCACCGGAGACTCGCTCGTCAATGCTTATCGACCTATCCCAAGGCAAGCGGATCGAACTAGAAGCGCTTCAGGGGACGATCGTCCGCCGGGGTCAAGCTTTGGGTATCGCGACGCCAATCATCGCGGCACTGTATGCGGAACTAAGGCCGCATGCCGGAGGAGCTTCGGCATGCGGATGA
- a CDS encoding HU family DNA-binding protein: MADARRMGKSELFSHFAEKFEIKRAQAREFFDELNSLAESELKRANEFVLPGMCKLVVQNRKARQGRNPATGETIQIPAKTVVKARIAKQLKDSVLPGKK; this comes from the coding sequence ATGGCCGATGCCCGAAGGATGGGTAAGTCTGAGCTCTTCTCGCATTTTGCGGAAAAGTTCGAGATCAAGCGAGCGCAGGCTCGTGAGTTTTTTGATGAGTTAAATTCACTCGCTGAGTCTGAACTAAAGCGAGCGAATGAGTTTGTGCTACCTGGGATGTGCAAGTTGGTGGTGCAGAACCGGAAGGCCCGACAGGGACGTAATCCCGCCACGGGCGAGACCATCCAGATTCCCGCGAAGACCGTTGTTAAGGCTCGCATTGCGAAGCAGTTGAAAGACTCCGTTCTGCCGGGAAAGAAATAA
- a CDS encoding sulfite exporter TauE/SafE family protein, protein MPEELRHADERVVGIISIGFILGFLIGLTGVGGGALLAPALYAVLGLSYQAAVSVTLIYASITKVFGAVQHVRQGTVLWRLTLLYGGLGIPGAILGARIVHWTDDSIQQVFPFVMSGLLMLVASLIIWESGESSPSGRRKPFSPFNIKTRGVLAVAVVQSFAGVLLGATSVGAGSIVILSMLYLFRMPAQQVVGSNIVIAIIIGIPAWLTHFAVVGVDWNLLGLLVVGSAAGSVLGAKCTMLIPERPLKRVVAGIIYLGAIATLVKAWTT, encoded by the coding sequence ATGCCGGAGGAGCTTCGGCATGCGGATGAGCGTGTAGTGGGTATCATTTCCATCGGTTTTATTCTTGGCTTTCTCATCGGTCTGACTGGCGTCGGTGGCGGTGCCCTGCTCGCTCCAGCACTGTATGCGGTCTTGGGGTTGAGCTACCAGGCAGCTGTTTCCGTCACTCTCATTTATGCCTCTATCACGAAAGTTTTTGGTGCCGTGCAGCATGTGCGCCAGGGAACGGTGCTCTGGCGGCTTACATTACTCTACGGAGGCCTAGGGATTCCCGGCGCCATTCTAGGTGCGCGCATTGTCCACTGGACCGACGACTCTATCCAGCAGGTCTTCCCCTTTGTTATGAGCGGCTTGTTGATGCTGGTGGCCTCGTTGATTATTTGGGAGTCTGGAGAGAGCAGTCCGAGCGGTCGACGAAAGCCGTTTTCACCTTTCAACATCAAAACTCGGGGCGTGCTGGCGGTCGCTGTGGTGCAGTCCTTTGCCGGAGTTCTGCTTGGAGCGACTTCTGTGGGCGCAGGGAGTATCGTGATTCTCTCCATGCTCTACCTTTTTCGTATGCCCGCTCAGCAGGTGGTGGGTTCGAACATTGTCATCGCAATTATCATTGGCATTCCCGCTTGGCTTACGCACTTCGCCGTTGTTGGGGTTGACTGGAACCTTCTGGGATTGCTGGTGGTCGGCTCGGCGGCCGGCTCCGTTCTCGGTGCCAAGTGCACGATGCTTATTCCCGAGCGGCCACTCAAGCGAGTGGTGGCCGGTATCATTTATCTCGGTGCGATCGCGACGTTGGTGAAAGCGTGGACGACGTAA
- a CDS encoding nitroreductase family protein, producing MTKKTTPTFLPLTHYRETPEPEMRSRAQEFYDDVRRRRTVREYSDRPVDRQVIENCLRAAGTAPSGANLQPWHFVVVSDPAVKSQIRKSAEEEERAFYGGRAPQEWLEALAPLGTDYQKPFLETAPILIAIFGETYGVLPDGRKVKHYYVQESVGIATGMLITALHHAGLVSLTHTPSPMGFLNEILGRPSHERPFLLLVVGYPASDAKVPEITKKSLEEFISFV from the coding sequence ATGACGAAGAAGACGACTCCAACGTTTCTCCCGCTCACCCACTATCGCGAAACCCCAGAGCCTGAGATGCGCTCCCGCGCCCAAGAATTCTACGATGACGTCAGGCGGCGACGAACAGTACGTGAGTATTCTGATCGTCCAGTGGATCGACAAGTTATCGAGAACTGTCTCCGTGCTGCGGGCACAGCGCCTAGCGGGGCAAACCTACAGCCGTGGCATTTCGTTGTTGTCTCAGACCCGGCCGTGAAGAGCCAAATCCGGAAAAGTGCGGAGGAAGAGGAGCGCGCCTTTTACGGTGGACGTGCGCCTCAGGAGTGGCTGGAAGCCCTTGCCCCGTTGGGCACCGACTACCAGAAGCCATTCTTGGAAACAGCACCCATTCTGATAGCCATTTTCGGTGAAACCTACGGAGTATTGCCTGATGGCCGCAAGGTGAAGCACTACTACGTTCAGGAATCAGTAGGAATCGCAACCGGAATGCTCATTACCGCACTACATCACGCCGGACTGGTATCGCTCACGCATACACCGAGCCCGATGGGTTTCTTGAACGAGATCCTTGGCCGTCCGTCGCACGAGCGGCCGTTTCTGTTACTTGTGGTGGGCTATCCGGCCAGTGACGCCAAGGTCCCCGAGATCACGAAAAAATCACT
- a CDS encoding Smr/MutS family protein has product MRRNTSGDRYFIDRPGALKLAHPVPIEGTLDLHPFEPRDICAVVNEYVRESYKAGFEEIRLIHGRGTGKQRGAVQATLERHPLVDTFRDAPESHLGATIATLRGSRPRTP; this is encoded by the coding sequence ATGCGACGTAACACCTCCGGAGACAGATATTTCATCGACCGCCCCGGAGCCCTCAAACTGGCGCATCCTGTGCCGATCGAGGGCACTCTCGACCTCCATCCGTTCGAGCCACGAGACATCTGCGCTGTCGTAAACGAGTATGTTCGGGAATCGTATAAGGCCGGTTTTGAGGAAATTAGGCTTATTCACGGCCGTGGTACAGGCAAACAACGAGGCGCTGTCCAGGCGACTTTGGAACGGCACCCTCTGGTCGATACCTTTAGAGACGCACCGGAAAGCCACCTCGGAGCAACTATCGCCACATTACGCGGATCTCGACCACGAACGCCATAA